Proteins encoded in a region of the Panthera tigris isolate Pti1 chromosome B2, P.tigris_Pti1_mat1.1, whole genome shotgun sequence genome:
- the PLAGL1 gene encoding zinc finger protein PLAGL1 isoform X2, giving the protein MWESRKQSSWHMATHSPQKSHQCAHCEKTFNRKDHLKNHLQTHDPNKMAFGCEECGKKYNTMLGYKRHLALHAASSGDLTCGVCALELGSTEVLLDHLKAHAEEKPPSGTKEKKHQCDHCERCFYTRKDVRRHLVVHTGCKDFLCQFCAQRFGRKDHLTRHTKKTHSQELMKESLQSGDLLSTFHSISPQFQLKAAPLSPFPLGAPAHAQNGLASGLPAEVHGHAHNPSDPASQPVQALPEPLAPLHPVTSPSSPPAPLQNHKYNTSSTSYSPLASLPLKADTKGFCNINLLEDLPLQEPQSPHKLNPGFDPAKGSAGKVSLPKELPADAVNLTIPASLDISPLLGFWQLPPPATQNAFGNGTLTLGPGESLPHRLSCLGQQQQDPSLAMSTMSLGQLPLPPIPHVFPAGTGSAILPHFHHAFR; this is encoded by the exons ATGTGGGAAAGCAGGAAGCAAAGCTCATG GCACATGGCTACCCATTCGCCCCAGAAATCTCACCAGTGTGCTCACTGTGAGAAGACGTTCAACCGGAAAGACCACCTAAAAAACCACCTCCAAACGCATGACCCCAACAAAATGGCCTTTGGGTGTGAGGAGTGTGGGAAGAAGTACAACACCATGCTGGGCTACAAGAGGCACCTGGCCCTCCACGCGGCCAGCAGTGGCGACCTCACCTGCGGGGTCTGCGCCCTGGAGCTAGGGAGCACCGAGGTGCTGCTGGACCACCTCAAAGCCCACGCGGAAGAAAAGCCCCCCAGCGGCACCAAGGAGAAGAAGCACCAGTGCGACCACTGTGAGAGATGCTTCTACACCCGGAAGGACGTGCGGCGCCACCTGGTGGTCCACACAGGCTGCAAGGACTTCCTGTGCCAGTTTTGTGCCCAGAGATTTGGGCGCAAAGACCACCTCACGCGACATACCAAGAAGACACACTCGCAGGAGCTGATGAAAGAGAGTCTGCAGTCTGGAGACCTTCTGAGCACCTTCCACTCCATCTCTCCCCAGTTTCAGCTGAAGGCCGCCCCgctgtctcccttccctctgggggCTCCCGCGCACGCGCAGAACGGGCTCGCCAGCGGCCTGCCCGCCGAGGTACACGGCCACGCCCACAACCCCTCGGATCCGGCCTCCCAGCCGGTACAGGCGCTGCCGGAGCCCCTGGCCCCCCTCCACCCCGTAACctctcccagctcccctcccGCGCCCCTCCAGAATCACAAGTACAACACCAGTTCTACCTCATACTCCCCACTTGCAAGCCTGCCCCTCAAAGCAGATACTAAAGGATTTTGCAATATCAATTTGCTTGAGGACTTGCCTCTGCAAGAGCCTCAGTCACCTCACAAGCTCAACCCAGGTTTCGATCCGGCTAAGGGAAGCGCTGGTAAAGTGAGCCTGCCCAAGGAGCTACCTGCAGATGCTGTGAACCTAACGATACCTGCCTCTTTGGACATTTCCCCCCTGTTGGGCTTCTGGCAGCTGCCCCCTCCTGCTACCCAAAACGCCTTTGGGAATGGCACTCTcaccctggggcctggggagtcTCTGCCGCACAGGTTAAGCTGTCTGGGGCAGCAGCAACAAGATCCCTCACTAGCCATGAGCACTATGAGCCTGGgccagctccccctcccccccatcccccatgtTTTCCCAGCTGGCACCGGCTCTGCTATCCTGCCTCATTTCCATCATGCATTCAGATGA
- the PLAGL1 gene encoding zinc finger protein PLAGL1 isoform X3 → MATHSPQKSHQCAHCEKTFNRKDHLKNHLQTHDPNKMAFGCEECGKKYNTMLGYKRHLALHAASSGDLTCGVCALELGSTEVLLDHLKAHAEEKPPSGTKEKKHQCDHCERCFYTRKDVRRHLVVHTGCKDFLCQFCAQRFGRKDHLTRHTKKTHSQELMKESLQSGDLLSTFHSISPQFQLKAAPLSPFPLGAPAHAQNGLASGLPAEVHGHAHNPSDPASQPVQALPEPLAPLHPVTSPSSPPAPLQNHKYNTSSTSYSPLASLPLKADTKGFCNINLLEDLPLQEPQSPHKLNPGFDPAKGSAGKVSLPKELPADAVNLTIPASLDISPLLGFWQLPPPATQNAFGNGTLTLGPGESLPHRLSCLGQQQQDPSLAMSTMSLGQLPLPPIPHVFPAGTGSAILPHFHHAFR, encoded by the coding sequence ATGGCTACCCATTCGCCCCAGAAATCTCACCAGTGTGCTCACTGTGAGAAGACGTTCAACCGGAAAGACCACCTAAAAAACCACCTCCAAACGCATGACCCCAACAAAATGGCCTTTGGGTGTGAGGAGTGTGGGAAGAAGTACAACACCATGCTGGGCTACAAGAGGCACCTGGCCCTCCACGCGGCCAGCAGTGGCGACCTCACCTGCGGGGTCTGCGCCCTGGAGCTAGGGAGCACCGAGGTGCTGCTGGACCACCTCAAAGCCCACGCGGAAGAAAAGCCCCCCAGCGGCACCAAGGAGAAGAAGCACCAGTGCGACCACTGTGAGAGATGCTTCTACACCCGGAAGGACGTGCGGCGCCACCTGGTGGTCCACACAGGCTGCAAGGACTTCCTGTGCCAGTTTTGTGCCCAGAGATTTGGGCGCAAAGACCACCTCACGCGACATACCAAGAAGACACACTCGCAGGAGCTGATGAAAGAGAGTCTGCAGTCTGGAGACCTTCTGAGCACCTTCCACTCCATCTCTCCCCAGTTTCAGCTGAAGGCCGCCCCgctgtctcccttccctctgggggCTCCCGCGCACGCGCAGAACGGGCTCGCCAGCGGCCTGCCCGCCGAGGTACACGGCCACGCCCACAACCCCTCGGATCCGGCCTCCCAGCCGGTACAGGCGCTGCCGGAGCCCCTGGCCCCCCTCCACCCCGTAACctctcccagctcccctcccGCGCCCCTCCAGAATCACAAGTACAACACCAGTTCTACCTCATACTCCCCACTTGCAAGCCTGCCCCTCAAAGCAGATACTAAAGGATTTTGCAATATCAATTTGCTTGAGGACTTGCCTCTGCAAGAGCCTCAGTCACCTCACAAGCTCAACCCAGGTTTCGATCCGGCTAAGGGAAGCGCTGGTAAAGTGAGCCTGCCCAAGGAGCTACCTGCAGATGCTGTGAACCTAACGATACCTGCCTCTTTGGACATTTCCCCCCTGTTGGGCTTCTGGCAGCTGCCCCCTCCTGCTACCCAAAACGCCTTTGGGAATGGCACTCTcaccctggggcctggggagtcTCTGCCGCACAGGTTAAGCTGTCTGGGGCAGCAGCAACAAGATCCCTCACTAGCCATGAGCACTATGAGCCTGGgccagctccccctcccccccatcccccatgtTTTCCCAGCTGGCACCGGCTCTGCTATCCTGCCTCATTTCCATCATGCATTCAGATGA
- the PLAGL1 gene encoding zinc finger protein PLAGL1 isoform X1 translates to MATYPCQLCGKTFLTLEKFTIHNYSHSRERPYKCLQPDCGKAFISRYKLMRHMATHSPQKSHQCAHCEKTFNRKDHLKNHLQTHDPNKMAFGCEECGKKYNTMLGYKRHLALHAASSGDLTCGVCALELGSTEVLLDHLKAHAEEKPPSGTKEKKHQCDHCERCFYTRKDVRRHLVVHTGCKDFLCQFCAQRFGRKDHLTRHTKKTHSQELMKESLQSGDLLSTFHSISPQFQLKAAPLSPFPLGAPAHAQNGLASGLPAEVHGHAHNPSDPASQPVQALPEPLAPLHPVTSPSSPPAPLQNHKYNTSSTSYSPLASLPLKADTKGFCNINLLEDLPLQEPQSPHKLNPGFDPAKGSAGKVSLPKELPADAVNLTIPASLDISPLLGFWQLPPPATQNAFGNGTLTLGPGESLPHRLSCLGQQQQDPSLAMSTMSLGQLPLPPIPHVFPAGTGSAILPHFHHAFR, encoded by the exons ATGGCCACCTATCCCTGCCAATTATGTGGCAAGACGTTCCTCACCCTGGAGAAGTTCACTATCCACAATTATTCCCACTCCAGGGAGCGACCTTACAAGTGCTTGCAGCCAGACTGTGGCAAAGCCTTCATTTCCAGATATAAATTAATGAG GCACATGGCTACCCATTCGCCCCAGAAATCTCACCAGTGTGCTCACTGTGAGAAGACGTTCAACCGGAAAGACCACCTAAAAAACCACCTCCAAACGCATGACCCCAACAAAATGGCCTTTGGGTGTGAGGAGTGTGGGAAGAAGTACAACACCATGCTGGGCTACAAGAGGCACCTGGCCCTCCACGCGGCCAGCAGTGGCGACCTCACCTGCGGGGTCTGCGCCCTGGAGCTAGGGAGCACCGAGGTGCTGCTGGACCACCTCAAAGCCCACGCGGAAGAAAAGCCCCCCAGCGGCACCAAGGAGAAGAAGCACCAGTGCGACCACTGTGAGAGATGCTTCTACACCCGGAAGGACGTGCGGCGCCACCTGGTGGTCCACACAGGCTGCAAGGACTTCCTGTGCCAGTTTTGTGCCCAGAGATTTGGGCGCAAAGACCACCTCACGCGACATACCAAGAAGACACACTCGCAGGAGCTGATGAAAGAGAGTCTGCAGTCTGGAGACCTTCTGAGCACCTTCCACTCCATCTCTCCCCAGTTTCAGCTGAAGGCCGCCCCgctgtctcccttccctctgggggCTCCCGCGCACGCGCAGAACGGGCTCGCCAGCGGCCTGCCCGCCGAGGTACACGGCCACGCCCACAACCCCTCGGATCCGGCCTCCCAGCCGGTACAGGCGCTGCCGGAGCCCCTGGCCCCCCTCCACCCCGTAACctctcccagctcccctcccGCGCCCCTCCAGAATCACAAGTACAACACCAGTTCTACCTCATACTCCCCACTTGCAAGCCTGCCCCTCAAAGCAGATACTAAAGGATTTTGCAATATCAATTTGCTTGAGGACTTGCCTCTGCAAGAGCCTCAGTCACCTCACAAGCTCAACCCAGGTTTCGATCCGGCTAAGGGAAGCGCTGGTAAAGTGAGCCTGCCCAAGGAGCTACCTGCAGATGCTGTGAACCTAACGATACCTGCCTCTTTGGACATTTCCCCCCTGTTGGGCTTCTGGCAGCTGCCCCCTCCTGCTACCCAAAACGCCTTTGGGAATGGCACTCTcaccctggggcctggggagtcTCTGCCGCACAGGTTAAGCTGTCTGGGGCAGCAGCAACAAGATCCCTCACTAGCCATGAGCACTATGAGCCTGGgccagctccccctcccccccatcccccatgtTTTCCCAGCTGGCACCGGCTCTGCTATCCTGCCTCATTTCCATCATGCATTCAGATGA